In Humulus lupulus chromosome 6, drHumLupu1.1, whole genome shotgun sequence, a single genomic region encodes these proteins:
- the LOC133781718 gene encoding formate--tetrahydrofolate ligase-like isoform X2 produces the protein MHGGGPAVVAGMPLDHAYLTENVGLVEAGCVNLARHIANTKSYGVNVVVAVNKFSTDAKSELNAVRNVALAAGAYDAVICTHHAHGGRGAVDLGIAVQKACENLTQPFKFLYPLDISIKDKIEAIARSYGASGVVYSKQAEKQIEMYSRQGFSGLPICMAKTQYSFSHNAAEKGAPSGFVLPIRDVRASIGAGFIYPLVGTMSTMPGLPTRPRFYEIDLDTTTGKVIGLS, from the exons ATGCATGGTGGTGGTCCAGCAGTTGTTGCTGGGATGCCCCTGGACCATGCCTACTTGACAGAGAATGTTGGTCTAGTTGAAGCAGGTTGTGTGAATTTGGCCAGGCATATAGCAAACACAAAATCTTATGGTGTAAATGTTGTTGTTGCTGTGAACAAGTTCTCAACTGATGCTAAATCTGAGTTAAACGCAGTCAGAAATGTTGCATTAGCAGCTGGGGCATATGATGCTGTCATTTGTACACACCATGCCCATGGTGGCAGAGGAGCT GTAGACCTAGGCATTGCTGTTCAAAAGGCCTGTGAGAACCTTACACAACCATTCAAGTTTTTATATCCTTTGGATATCAGTATCAAAGACAAGATTGAGGCTATAGCAAGATCATATGGTGCCAGTGGTGTTGTATACTCAAAACAG GCAGAGAAACAGATTGAGATGTACAGCAGGCAAGGGTTTTCAGGTCTTCCCATCTGCATGGCCAAGACTCAGTATTCATTTTCACACAATGCAGCTGAGAAGGGAGCCCCCAGCGGCTTTGTCCTACCGATAAGGGATGTGAGGGCTAGTATTGGGGCTGGATTCATATACCCTTTGGTGGGAACAATGAGTACAATGCCAGGACTTCCTACAAGGCCACGCTTCTACGAAATCGATCTCGACACCACTACTGGAAAGGTTATTGGTCTCTCTTGA